From Coffea arabica cultivar ET-39 chromosome 10e, Coffea Arabica ET-39 HiFi, whole genome shotgun sequence, one genomic window encodes:
- the LOC140015504 gene encoding uncharacterized protein, with the protein MHRQGEIRDNITTYVVPEIQRRLNGQYGTSFTEDSIRSKYYALRGETKLYIAFKRRGTGMGWDSQKFTWLMDDSQWAAMEQVNPKYGKFRNDCTVYHLLEEVFVNQGATGDFSSGFENELRTSADEREMETTAWLARGKGSRCSRDEEAKIEIGGAKEAKGKRGKGKRKSGDGSGCSPMSTTSGSVTDRYLRVCESIESLVSRKKSSSMSASVSSPNKNRSGRDPSKKTDYEIAMDQL; encoded by the exons ATGCATAGACAGGGTGAAATTAGGGATAATATTACTACCTATGTGGTTCCTGAAATCCAGCGCCGGTTAAACGGCCAGTACGGCACCTCGTTTACTGAGGATAGTATAAGGAGCAAGTATTATGCATTGCGCGGGGAGACCAAGCTGTACATTGCCTTTAAGAGGCGTGGAACGGGAATGGGTTGGGATAGCCAGAAGTTTACATGGCTTATGGATGATAGCCAATGGGCCGCGATGGAGCAG GTCAACCCAAAATACGGCAAATTTCGGAATGACTGCACCGTCTATCATTTGCTTGAAGAAGTCTTCGTCAACCAAGGAGCGACGGGAGACTTCAGTTCTGGCTTCGAGAACGAGCTCCGTACTTCAGCCGATGAGCGAGAAATGGAGACTACTGCCTGGCTTGCACGGGGAAAGGGATCAAGGTGCAGCAGGGACGAGGAAGCTAAAATTGAGATAGGAGGGGCGAAAGAAGCGAAAGGAAAGAGGGGGAAAGGAAAGCGGAAGTCGGGTGATGGCTCTGGCTGTAGTCCCATGTCCACCACTTCTGGCTCAGTGACCGATAGATATCTCAGGGTCTGTGAAAGTATCGAGTCACTGGTTAGTCGGAAGAAGAGCTCCAGCATGAGTGCCTCAGTTAGTTCTCCGAACAAGAATCGTTCTGGCCGCGATCCATCGAAGAAAACCGACTATGAAATTGCCATGGATCAACTTTGA